One stretch of Tepiditoga spiralis DNA includes these proteins:
- the mce gene encoding methylmalonyl-CoA epimerase produces MKNKIDHIGIVVKSIDDALKFYNGLLGITPAGEEILEDRGLRVCFIEIGDTRIELLQPTREDSEVSKFLEKKGEGLHHVAYEVENVKEAIEKAKEIGLKPLSDEPKPGAHNTSVVFMHPKTTNGVLTELLQHN; encoded by the coding sequence ATGAAAAATAAGATAGACCATATTGGAATTGTGGTAAAATCAATTGATGATGCACTAAAGTTTTATAATGGCTTATTGGGTATAACTCCTGCTGGAGAAGAAATTCTTGAAGACAGGGGCTTGAGAGTTTGTTTTATAGAAATCGGAGATACAAGAATAGAACTTTTACAACCAACAAGAGAAGATTCGGAAGTTTCAAAATTTCTTGAAAAAAAAGGTGAAGGACTTCACCATGTTGCTTATGAAGTTGAAAATGTAAAAGAAGCAATTGAAAAAGCAAAAGAAATAGGATTAAAACCTCTTTCTGATGAACCAAAACCAGGTGCACATAATACATCTGTTGTGTTTATGCATCCTAAAACAACTAATGGAGTTTTAACAGAACTCCTTCAACATAATTAA
- the meaB gene encoding methylmalonyl Co-A mutase-associated GTPase MeaB — translation MSWENKFNSIIEKFKSGEIYALAKMVSLVEDNPDYAWEIISKLPKKEHKQIIGITGSPGAGKSTLTSKLVEKLAKKGEKIGVIAVDPSSSFSGGAFLGDRIRMRNITKSQNVYIRSVASRGSVGGLCDSIFDIVDVMESFGFDKIIIETVGAGQTEIEIVFVADTILLVMSPDSGDEIQMFKAGIMEIADGYVVNKTDLPEANGFMTQLKNTLMLEVESKSTRRVFGTSSVLNMGIEDIVSWFDEHYNSLINTGELNDRQIRRNKRRIRSNLLRILDKVVYNYDGKIEDLEFAKEKILRELCKEENNYEK, via the coding sequence TTGTCTTGGGAGAATAAGTTTAATAGTATTATAGAAAAATTTAAAAGTGGAGAAATTTATGCTCTTGCAAAGATGGTATCACTTGTTGAGGATAATCCTGATTATGCTTGGGAAATAATTTCAAAACTTCCCAAAAAAGAACACAAACAAATAATAGGAATTACAGGAAGTCCAGGTGCTGGAAAAAGCACCTTGACTTCTAAGCTTGTTGAAAAACTTGCAAAAAAAGGTGAAAAAATAGGTGTTATTGCTGTTGATCCAAGCAGTTCATTTTCTGGCGGAGCATTTTTGGGCGATAGAATTAGAATGAGAAATATAACTAAGTCTCAAAATGTATACATAAGAAGTGTTGCATCTCGTGGAAGTGTTGGAGGACTTTGTGATTCTATTTTTGATATAGTCGATGTTATGGAAAGTTTTGGTTTTGATAAAATAATTATTGAAACAGTTGGTGCAGGACAAACGGAAATAGAAATAGTTTTTGTTGCAGATACTATTTTACTGGTAATGTCTCCAGATTCAGGCGATGAAATACAAATGTTTAAAGCAGGAATAATGGAAATAGCTGATGGATATGTTGTTAATAAAACAGATTTACCAGAAGCAAATGGTTTTATGACACAATTAAAAAACACTTTAATGCTTGAAGTAGAATCAAAGTCAACGAGAAGAGTTTTTGGAACGAGTTCAGTTTTGAATATGGGCATAGAAGATATAGTTTCTTGGTTTGATGAGCACTATAATTCACTAATAAATACTGGAGAACTAAATGATCGTCAAATAAGAAGAAATAAAAGAAGAATAAGAAGTAATTTATTAAGAATTTTAGATAAAGTTGTATACAATTATGATGGGAAAATTGAAGATCTTGAATTTGCAAAAGAAAAAATTTTAAGAGAACTTTGCAAGGAGGAAAACAATTATGAAAAATAA
- a CDS encoding cobalamin B12-binding domain-containing protein, translating into MSRRIRVVIGKPGLDGHDRGAKVVSRALRDAGMEVIYTGIRQTPSEIVNTAIQEDADIIGLSILSGAHMKLCEKLLKLLKEKDINIPVFLGGIIPEDDIPVLKEIGIKEVFTPGTSLELINNKVKEIVLGE; encoded by the coding sequence ATGAGTAGAAGAATAAGAGTTGTTATAGGAAAACCAGGATTAGATGGTCATGATAGAGGAGCAAAAGTAGTTTCAAGAGCACTCAGAGATGCTGGAATGGAAGTTATTTATACAGGAATAAGACAAACTCCATCTGAAATAGTTAATACAGCAATACAAGAAGATGCTGATATTATAGGGCTTTCAATTTTATCTGGTGCTCACATGAAGTTATGTGAAAAATTATTAAAATTATTAAAAGAAAAAGATATAAATATACCTGTATTTTTAGGAGGAATAATTCCTGAAGATGATATACCAGTTTTGAAAGAAATTGGAATAAAGGAAGTATTTACTCCTGGAACATCACTTGAATTAATAAACAATAAGGTGAAAGAAATTGTCTTGGGAGAATAA
- a CDS encoding acyl-CoA mutase large subunit family protein, which produces MFRDEELKKIKDERELWHEKVVKKAIERFPERKEFKTTYGDEIKRVYTPEDIEDLNYSEDLGFPGQYPFTRGVQPTMYRGRFWTMRQYAGFASAEESNERYKYLLSQGTMGLSVAFDLPTQIGYDSDDEMSEGEVGKVGVAIDSLADMEILFNEIPLDKVSVSMTINSTASVLLSMLIAVAEKQGVSPDKIRGTIQNDILKEYIARGTYVFPPKPSMKIIDDIFEYGSKNLPKFNLISISGYHIREAGANAVQEVAFTLADGIAYVESAIKAGLDPNVFGKNLSFFFNAHNNFIEEIAKFRAARKLWAKIMKERFGVTDKKAMALKFHTQTAGSTLTAQQPQNNIVRVALQALSAVMGGTQSLHTNSFDEALGLPTQKSATIALKTQQIIAYESGVTETIDPFAGSYVVERLTKDIEKKAMEYINKIDEMGGMVKAIEEGYVQKEILNSAYDAQLKIEKNESIIVGVNKFQLEGEEEPSEVLKIKKEVEERQVAKLKKLRETRDNEAVNKALEELKKAALNNENVMPYILNAVKVYATLGEITNLLRDIYGEYNESVLI; this is translated from the coding sequence ATGTTTAGAGATGAAGAGTTAAAAAAAATTAAAGACGAAAGAGAGTTATGGCATGAAAAAGTTGTAAAAAAAGCCATAGAAAGATTTCCAGAAAGGAAGGAATTTAAAACTACTTATGGAGATGAAATAAAAAGAGTTTATACTCCAGAAGATATAGAGGATTTAAATTATTCTGAAGATTTGGGTTTCCCAGGTCAATATCCATTTACTCGTGGCGTTCAGCCAACTATGTATAGAGGAAGATTTTGGACAATGAGACAATATGCTGGTTTTGCATCAGCAGAAGAGTCAAACGAAAGGTATAAATATTTATTGAGTCAAGGCACAATGGGACTTTCTGTTGCTTTTGATTTGCCTACTCAAATAGGTTATGATTCTGATGATGAAATGTCAGAAGGAGAAGTAGGTAAGGTTGGGGTTGCTATTGATTCACTTGCAGATATGGAGATATTATTTAATGAGATTCCATTAGATAAAGTTAGTGTTTCAATGACAATAAATTCAACTGCTTCTGTTCTTCTTTCAATGTTGATAGCTGTTGCAGAAAAACAAGGAGTTTCACCTGATAAAATAAGAGGTACTATACAAAATGATATTTTAAAAGAATATATTGCAAGAGGAACTTATGTTTTTCCACCAAAACCTTCTATGAAAATAATTGATGATATTTTTGAATATGGATCTAAAAATTTGCCTAAGTTCAACCTTATTAGTATAAGTGGATATCATATAAGAGAAGCAGGTGCAAATGCCGTTCAAGAAGTAGCCTTTACTTTGGCTGATGGAATTGCTTATGTTGAATCTGCTATTAAAGCTGGGCTTGATCCAAATGTTTTTGGTAAAAATTTATCATTCTTTTTCAATGCACACAATAACTTTATAGAAGAAATTGCAAAGTTTAGAGCTGCAAGAAAGTTGTGGGCAAAGATAATGAAAGAAAGATTTGGAGTTACAGATAAAAAGGCTATGGCTTTAAAATTCCATACGCAAACAGCAGGATCAACATTAACAGCTCAACAACCACAAAATAATATTGTTAGAGTTGCTTTACAAGCTTTATCAGCTGTTATGGGTGGAACTCAATCGTTGCATACAAATTCTTTTGATGAAGCATTAGGATTACCTACACAAAAATCTGCTACAATTGCTTTAAAAACACAACAAATAATAGCTTATGAATCTGGAGTTACAGAAACAATAGATCCATTTGCTGGATCTTATGTTGTTGAAAGATTAACTAAAGATATAGAGAAAAAAGCTATGGAATATATAAATAAAATAGATGAAATGGGCGGTATGGTTAAAGCTATTGAAGAAGGATACGTTCAAAAAGAAATTTTAAACTCTGCATACGATGCTCAATTAAAGATTGAAAAGAATGAAAGTATAATAGTTGGAGTTAATAAATTTCAATTAGAAGGAGAAGAAGAACCATCAGAAGTTTTAAAAATAAAGAAAGAAGTTGAAGAAAGACAAGTTGCTAAACTTAAAAAATTAAGAGAAACAAGAGATAATGAAGCTGTTAATAAAGCACTTGAAGAATTGAAAAAAGCAGCTTTAAATAATGAAAATGTTATGCCTTATATTTTAAATGCTGTAAAAGTGTATGCAACACTTGGAGAAATAACTAATTTATTAAGAGACATTTATGGTGAATATAACGAATCGGTATTGATATAA
- a CDS encoding septum site-determining protein MinC, with protein sequence MEDFISAKIIDGDIVFFFEKGHTQKDSLEFFEKKIDMMRSIFSLGDSFFIYLENEEQYNLIPKIAKLAISKGLRLAGSFFGELPESKKNKSEKEFNLSNTKIYRKHLRSGQTIDNPGDIIIFGNVKPGSEVNAGGSVIVFGKVEGIVKAGITNKKNSFVIASEMASPLLEIAGIPFYNYTWPATPVSIRIEKEKALVEPLEL encoded by the coding sequence ATGGAAGATTTTATATCGGCAAAGATTATAGATGGAGATATAGTTTTTTTCTTTGAAAAGGGACATACACAAAAAGATTCTTTAGAATTTTTTGAGAAAAAAATAGATATGATGAGAAGTATATTTAGTTTAGGAGATAGTTTTTTCATATACCTTGAAAATGAAGAACAGTATAATTTAATACCAAAAATTGCTAAACTTGCAATTTCAAAAGGCTTAAGATTAGCTGGGTCTTTTTTTGGAGAACTTCCAGAATCTAAAAAAAATAAAAGTGAAAAAGAATTTAATTTATCAAACACTAAAATTTATAGGAAACATTTAAGATCTGGGCAAACAATAGATAACCCCGGTGATATCATAATATTTGGAAATGTTAAACCTGGTTCAGAAGTAAATGCTGGAGGAAGCGTAATTGTTTTTGGTAAAGTAGAAGGGATTGTAAAAGCTGGAATAACCAATAAGAAAAATTCATTTGTAATTGCATCAGAAATGGCTTCTCCATTATTAGAAATAGCTGGTATACCTTTTTATAATTATACATGGCCAGCCACACCTGTTTCTATTAGAATAGAAAAAGAAAAAGCATTAGTAGAACCACTTGAATTATAA